Proteins encoded within one genomic window of Lysinibacillus sphaericus:
- a CDS encoding alpha-D-ribose 1-methylphosphonate 5-phosphate C-P-lyase PhnJ, producing MSAVPFALLDEQSKREIRRAILKGIAIPGYQVPFASRELPIARGWGTGGLQVTLALIGKNDVLKVIDQGSDDSVNAVNIKKLVTKTTGVQTTTRTQDATLVQSRHRIPEVPLRADQVLVLQVPEPEPLRDIERSEFKTKRYHAEKEYSGAYLMLFEQIMRYNQTSQGADYPVLVNGRYVMNPSPIPRFDNPKIHQSEALILFGAGREKKIYAVPPYTNVESLAFEDYPFVVEQFEGKVCRETGLSDVFLDELTDEVTGETYYVCNDTSYMQEILQQKVAAK from the coding sequence ATGAGCGCAGTACCATTTGCTTTGTTAGACGAACAGTCAAAGCGTGAAATCCGACGAGCAATTTTGAAAGGAATAGCTATTCCTGGCTATCAAGTGCCATTCGCCTCGCGTGAGTTGCCAATTGCCCGAGGGTGGGGAACAGGGGGCTTGCAAGTAACACTCGCATTAATTGGTAAAAATGATGTATTAAAAGTTATTGACCAAGGTTCGGATGACTCCGTCAATGCAGTTAATATAAAAAAGCTTGTGACCAAGACAACGGGTGTTCAAACAACGACTCGTACGCAAGATGCCACGCTTGTACAATCACGCCATCGCATTCCTGAAGTGCCATTGCGTGCAGATCAAGTGTTAGTGCTACAAGTACCAGAGCCAGAGCCGTTGCGGGACATTGAACGGAGTGAATTTAAAACAAAACGTTATCATGCAGAAAAAGAATATAGCGGTGCTTACTTAATGTTGTTTGAACAAATTATGCGCTATAACCAGACTTCTCAAGGGGCAGATTATCCAGTATTAGTCAATGGACGCTACGTCATGAATCCTAGTCCAATTCCGCGGTTTGATAACCCAAAAATACATCAAAGTGAGGCGCTTATACTTTTTGGGGCGGGACGTGAGAAAAAAATTTACGCAGTACCGCCTTATACAAATGTAGAGTCGCTTGCATTTGAAGACTATCCGTTTGTTGTCGAGCAATTTGAAGGAAAGGTGTGCCGAGAAACAGGTCTGTCAGATGTCTTTCTTGATGAGCTTACAGATGAAGTTACGGGTGAAACTTACTATGTTTGTAATGATACAAGTTATATGCAAGAAATATTACAACAAAAGGTGGCAGCAAAATGA
- the phnG gene encoding phosphonate C-P lyase system protein PhnG, giving the protein MKRAERTKLLIEVGREEALQMANEVCSHHEVIEIQAPREGLVMIKMRESAQQSLFYIGETLVTETKVKIGEAFGLGLVREYEPELSKALAIIDAAYNGQLPVVAKWASVLTKLSQRLDMKQQDIKCSIERTKVQFDTMSI; this is encoded by the coding sequence GTGAAACGAGCTGAACGGACTAAATTATTAATTGAGGTTGGACGTGAAGAAGCATTACAGATGGCAAATGAAGTTTGTAGTCACCATGAGGTAATTGAAATCCAAGCACCAAGAGAGGGGCTTGTCATGATTAAAATGCGAGAATCGGCACAGCAATCCCTTTTTTATATAGGTGAGACGTTAGTAACAGAAACTAAGGTCAAAATTGGCGAAGCATTTGGTCTTGGCTTAGTTCGCGAATATGAGCCAGAGCTTTCCAAGGCACTGGCCATTATAGATGCTGCTTATAATGGGCAACTACCTGTAGTGGCAAAGTGGGCGAGCGTGTTAACGAAACTGTCACAACGTCTTGACATGAAGCAACAAGATATAAAATGTTCAATTGAACGGACAAAAGTTCAGTTCGACACGATGTCGATATAA
- a CDS encoding carbon-phosphorus lyase complex subunit PhnI yields the protein MAYVAVRGGAEAIEASLEHLQYERVKRGAHISVHTLQSTMRGFLDQVMSESSLYSERLASLAMKQSEGNAEEAVFLLRAHRSTLPRLYYSTVTNAREMFVLRRISASFKDIPGGQILGASHDYLHRLLDFDLLEETVADVELKKAAFEQINKPEESELALEQLPKVMDYLRDEGLIRKFALNNQEPKDVTKQAITFPTNRSQRLQTLTRGQTGTITSLGYAGLRGYGASHPNVGEVRVGWQPIYVALEDDDMDPYYIGAIKLTEVESFIPVDVDEDGQQVLEFDVGYGACFGQNETKAIAMSIVDHALEVGGDSPIHDEEFVLLHVDMIESTGFISHLKMPHYVTFQAKLEQMRSIKKEGHR from the coding sequence ATGGCGTATGTAGCAGTTCGTGGTGGCGCCGAGGCGATTGAAGCATCTTTAGAGCATTTGCAGTATGAGCGCGTGAAGCGAGGCGCACATATTTCAGTGCATACATTACAGTCCACAATGCGAGGTTTTTTAGATCAAGTCATGTCGGAAAGTAGTTTATATAGTGAACGTTTAGCCTCTTTAGCGATGAAACAAAGCGAGGGCAATGCAGAGGAGGCTGTATTTTTATTACGTGCGCACCGCTCCACATTACCACGCTTGTATTATTCAACTGTAACGAATGCGAGAGAAATGTTTGTCCTACGACGCATATCGGCTAGTTTTAAAGATATTCCAGGAGGGCAAATTTTAGGGGCTTCACACGATTATTTACACCGCTTATTGGATTTTGATTTGCTGGAGGAAACCGTAGCAGATGTTGAGCTAAAAAAGGCGGCATTTGAACAAATAAATAAACCGGAAGAAAGTGAACTTGCATTAGAGCAGCTACCAAAAGTAATGGATTATTTACGCGATGAAGGTCTAATAAGAAAGTTCGCTTTAAATAATCAAGAACCCAAAGATGTGACGAAGCAAGCCATAACGTTTCCAACAAATCGTTCTCAACGTTTGCAAACATTAACAAGGGGACAAACAGGGACGATTACATCTCTTGGTTATGCAGGTCTTCGCGGCTACGGTGCATCACATCCAAATGTTGGGGAGGTACGGGTAGGTTGGCAACCAATTTATGTTGCATTAGAAGACGACGATATGGACCCTTATTATATTGGCGCCATTAAACTAACGGAAGTAGAGTCGTTTATTCCTGTCGATGTAGATGAAGATGGACAACAAGTGTTGGAATTCGATGTTGGCTATGGTGCATGTTTTGGACAAAACGAAACAAAAGCCATTGCGATGTCTATCGTAGATCATGCACTAGAAGTTGGAGGCGATTCTCCAATCCATGACGAAGAATTTGTACTACTTCACGTGGATATGATTGAATCTACAGGATTTATCTCACACTTGAAGATGCCGCATTATGTCACATTCCAAGCGAAGTTAGAACAAATGCGCAGTATAAAAAAGGAGGGGCACCGATGA
- a CDS encoding GntR family transcriptional regulator codes for MDEQELVVKDYLLQGIEAGNYSQDGKMPSEHALMEMFGVPRIKVRNAYDLLEKMGLIYSQKGIGRFLREKQKPLEVVMSGDISFSEKMLKFTSNYQSVVTKIEQVPKEHIIFSKPYVQHSDLYLIERLRFIDEEPTAIHRSYVVVENMPAIKQMNYDLTSIYTFYQQHGVKQFRSSFSHLAVKFPNELDRSLLACEILVPLVKVESDSWDDEHNILLEYTEILYRTDRFFFQI; via the coding sequence GTGGATGAGCAGGAACTAGTAGTGAAGGATTACTTGTTACAGGGAATCGAGGCAGGGAATTATTCGCAAGATGGGAAAATGCCAAGTGAACATGCTCTAATGGAAATGTTTGGTGTACCACGTATAAAAGTACGAAATGCCTATGATTTACTAGAGAAAATGGGTTTAATTTATTCGCAGAAGGGGATTGGGCGCTTTTTGCGGGAAAAACAAAAACCACTTGAGGTTGTAATGTCTGGCGATATTAGCTTTAGTGAAAAAATGCTCAAATTTACATCAAACTATCAATCAGTTGTGACGAAAATAGAACAGGTACCTAAAGAACATATTATTTTTAGCAAGCCGTATGTTCAACATAGCGACCTTTACCTAATTGAAAGATTGCGCTTTATTGACGAGGAACCCACAGCAATCCATCGTTCGTATGTCGTTGTTGAAAATATGCCTGCCATTAAGCAGATGAATTATGATTTAACCTCTATCTATACATTTTATCAACAGCATGGTGTAAAACAATTTCGTAGTTCCTTCTCACATTTAGCTGTCAAATTTCCAAATGAACTGGACCGGTCATTGCTTGCATGTGAAATATTGGTGCCTCTCGTCAAGGTAGAATCGGATAGTTGGGATGACGAGCATAATATTTTACTAGAGTACACAGAAATTTTATATCGAACGGATCGCTTCTTTTTTCAAATATAG
- a CDS encoding ATP-binding cassette domain-containing protein, giving the protein MQEQPVLSIRQLSKQYGDGCTHCQHEGMKLEKNFCPVCKTVYACRNVSLDLYRGEILGIVGESGSGKSTLMKSLYFDETVTSGEGYLVDYENGHNNIFTESSQMKRHIRNTILGMVYQNPMLGLKMDFSSMSNIAEKQIAAGNRHVRQMEERSLSLLQHVRIPVHRSKEAPKNFSGGMQQRVQIAKAMSNNPPILLLDEVTTGLDLSVQADVLDLIKSIQRELNISMIVVSHDLAVIRMLADRTIVMLNGEIIEHGLTDQVLEDPQHEYTQQLVYSLL; this is encoded by the coding sequence ATGCAAGAACAACCGGTATTATCGATTCGACAGTTATCCAAACAGTACGGTGATGGTTGTACGCATTGTCAGCACGAGGGCATGAAACTAGAAAAAAATTTTTGCCCTGTCTGTAAAACTGTCTATGCATGTCGAAATGTATCGTTAGATTTATATCGAGGAGAAATATTAGGAATTGTCGGAGAGAGTGGCAGTGGTAAATCGACATTGATGAAAAGTCTTTACTTTGATGAGACGGTGACGTCAGGAGAAGGCTATTTAGTAGATTACGAAAATGGGCACAATAATATTTTTACTGAATCGAGTCAAATGAAGCGTCATATACGAAATACGATTTTAGGGATGGTTTATCAAAATCCGATGCTTGGACTGAAAATGGATTTTTCATCCATGAGTAATATTGCAGAAAAGCAAATCGCAGCAGGTAATCGTCATGTTCGTCAGATGGAAGAGCGAAGCCTATCACTTCTACAACATGTTAGAATTCCTGTCCATCGAAGTAAAGAAGCACCGAAAAATTTTTCAGGTGGCATGCAGCAACGGGTTCAAATTGCTAAGGCTATGTCCAATAACCCGCCTATTCTATTACTAGATGAAGTAACGACAGGATTAGACTTGTCTGTACAAGCAGATGTTTTAGATTTAATTAAATCGATACAACGGGAGTTAAATATTTCAATGATTGTTGTATCACATGATTTGGCCGTTATTCGTATGCTTGCTGACCGTACAATTGTCATGCTGAATGGGGAAATTATTGAACATGGGTTAACAGATCAAGTGTTGGAAGATCCACAGCACGAATATACACAACAATTAGTTTACTCATTACTGTAA
- the phnH gene encoding phosphonate C-P lyase system protein PhnH, which produces METVHFTQLTFRTLMDCFARPGSKGTLQTLHSIDGLYPQTLSVLMTLFDGEISFQAVDDSKRLHQELRQWTGAKVKDFHEADFIIVPANANKEQILKVLEVVKIGNLIDPQQSATIVMELPQQSNEVVYQLTGPGILHKELVELGLSPDILALRAIRNREFPLGVDLILIDENGMVLALPRTTKLEEVKS; this is translated from the coding sequence ATGGAGACGGTACACTTTACGCAACTGACATTTCGTACATTAATGGATTGTTTTGCTCGACCAGGCAGTAAAGGGACGTTACAAACTTTGCATTCCATCGATGGGCTATATCCTCAAACATTATCTGTTTTAATGACATTGTTCGATGGAGAAATCAGCTTTCAAGCAGTGGATGACTCGAAGCGACTTCACCAAGAACTACGTCAATGGACAGGCGCAAAAGTGAAAGATTTCCATGAAGCGGATTTTATCATTGTGCCTGCAAATGCTAACAAAGAGCAAATATTGAAAGTGTTAGAAGTAGTGAAAATAGGGAATTTAATTGATCCACAGCAATCCGCTACAATCGTCATGGAATTGCCACAGCAGTCAAACGAGGTTGTCTATCAATTAACAGGGCCTGGTATTTTGCATAAAGAACTAGTGGAACTGGGATTATCTCCTGATATTTTGGCGTTGCGTGCAATTCGAAATCGAGAGTTTCCGCTAGGAGTCGATTTGATTTTAATAGATGAAAATGGTATGGTGCTCGCTTTACCACGCACAACGAAGTTGGAAGAGGTGAAAAGCTAA